A stretch of Acidimicrobiales bacterium DNA encodes these proteins:
- the lysA gene encoding diaminopimelate decarboxylase has translation MAGAIPLHLLPDSASVGPDGRASIGGCDLVDLADEYGTPLFVYDEDHLRSRCREAVAAFGDGVAYASKAFLCGAMARLAYEEGMCLDVATGGELYVARHAGVPGDRLVLHGNNKSDSELAMALDEGVGRIVVDSFDELDRLDDLAARTGSRPQVLLRITPGVEVHTHEFVATGQDDSKFGFTVSSGLAEAAVERATASDAVELVGLHAHIGSQVFEVGAFSRAVEVLVDFAEPFGLPELSVGGGLGVPYVEGESAPSITEWAAGIRAVCEAAGVTASVSAEPGRAIVASAAVTLYRVGTVKDLPGIRTYVAVDGGMSDNPRPVLYGSGYETFLPRSTNGDRPRAVRVVGKHCESGDLLVREGWVPEDMVVGDVLATPVTGAYGHSMGSNYNQVLRPAVVFVADGRARQVVRRETFEDLISREG, from the coding sequence GTGGCTGGTGCCATCCCCCTCCACCTGCTGCCCGACTCGGCGTCGGTCGGACCGGACGGCCGGGCCTCGATTGGCGGATGCGACCTGGTGGACCTGGCCGATGAATACGGCACGCCGCTCTTCGTGTACGACGAGGACCACCTGCGGAGCCGCTGCCGGGAGGCGGTGGCCGCCTTCGGGGACGGCGTGGCCTACGCCTCCAAGGCCTTCCTCTGTGGCGCCATGGCCCGCCTGGCCTACGAGGAGGGCATGTGCCTGGACGTGGCCACCGGTGGCGAGTTGTATGTGGCCCGTCACGCTGGGGTGCCCGGCGACCGCCTGGTCCTCCACGGCAACAACAAGAGCGATAGCGAGCTAGCCATGGCCCTGGATGAGGGCGTGGGCCGGATCGTCGTCGACTCGTTTGACGAACTGGACCGCCTCGACGACCTGGCCGCCCGGACCGGGTCCCGGCCTCAGGTCCTGTTGCGGATCACGCCGGGAGTGGAGGTCCACACCCACGAGTTCGTGGCCACCGGCCAGGACGACTCCAAGTTCGGCTTCACGGTGTCGTCCGGCCTGGCCGAGGCGGCCGTGGAACGGGCCACGGCGTCCGACGCCGTTGAGCTGGTCGGGCTACACGCCCATATCGGCAGCCAGGTGTTCGAGGTCGGGGCCTTTTCCCGGGCTGTCGAGGTCCTGGTGGACTTCGCCGAACCCTTCGGGTTGCCCGAGCTCTCGGTGGGTGGCGGCCTGGGTGTGCCGTACGTGGAGGGGGAGTCGGCCCCGTCGATCACCGAATGGGCGGCCGGCATCCGGGCCGTCTGCGAGGCGGCAGGGGTTACGGCATCGGTCTCGGCCGAACCGGGTCGGGCCATCGTGGCGTCGGCCGCCGTGACCCTCTACCGGGTGGGGACTGTCAAGGACCTGCCCGGGATCCGGACCTACGTGGCCGTCGACGGTGGGATGAGCGACAACCCCCGCCCTGTGCTCTACGGCTCGGGCTACGAGACCTTCCTACCCCGGTCCACGAATGGCGATCGTCCGCGTGCCGTACGGGTGGTGGGCAAGCACTGCGAGTCGGGCGACCTCCTGGTCCGCGAGGGCTGGGTCCCCGAGGACATGGTGGTGGGAGACGTGCTGGCTACGCCGGTCACCGGGGCCTACGGACACTCCATGGGCTCCAACTACAACCAGGTCCTACGACCCGCTGTGGTGTTCGTGGCCGACGGCCGGGCCCGCCAGGTAGTGCGACGCGAGACCTTCGAGGACCTGATCAGCCGGGAGGGCTGA
- a CDS encoding homoserine dehydrogenase, with translation MESSPIRVGMLGCGHVGAALAVLVAERRDEVLRRTGLDLSVTRIAVRNTAIDRDVPVDDDAFTTDAASVVADPEVDVVVELMGGIEPARELLAAALSSGKPVVTANKELLANHGAELYALAEANGVDLLFEAAVAGAIPIMRPLRESLAGEPIRRVMGIVNGTTNFILTRMADEGASYADALAEAQSLGYAESDPTADVEGFDAGAKAAIIATLAFGARVVAGDVYHEGISGITVDDIEFAADLEHCIKLLAVAEQTVDEDGRPQVGVRVHPTLVPLDHPLASVNGSFNAVFVEGGAAGDLMLYGRGAGGRPTASAVLGDLIDAAGNLHRGHGAVIGDLERARIAPIDDVTSAFYLNLEVDDRPGVLAQVATVFGEHGVSIRSMEQEGLGGEARLVFITHGARERDLRSTLQDLRSLDAVRAVGSVLRVIGD, from the coding sequence ATGGAGTCCTCCCCGATCCGCGTCGGAATGCTGGGCTGCGGCCACGTGGGCGCCGCCTTGGCCGTCCTCGTCGCCGAACGCCGTGACGAGGTGCTCCGGCGGACCGGGCTGGACTTGTCGGTGACCCGCATCGCGGTGCGCAACACAGCCATCGACAGGGACGTTCCGGTCGACGACGACGCCTTCACCACGGACGCCGCCTCGGTGGTAGCCGATCCCGAGGTTGACGTGGTGGTCGAGCTGATGGGAGGGATCGAGCCGGCCCGCGAACTGTTGGCGGCCGCCTTGTCATCCGGCAAGCCGGTGGTGACGGCCAACAAAGAACTCCTAGCCAACCACGGTGCCGAGCTCTACGCCCTGGCCGAGGCCAACGGCGTGGACCTCCTGTTTGAGGCCGCGGTGGCCGGGGCCATCCCGATTATGCGACCCCTGCGTGAGTCGTTGGCCGGCGAGCCGATCCGACGGGTCATGGGAATCGTCAACGGCACGACCAATTTCATCCTGACTCGCATGGCCGACGAGGGGGCCAGCTACGCCGACGCTCTGGCAGAGGCCCAGAGCTTGGGCTACGCCGAGAGCGACCCAACCGCCGACGTAGAGGGCTTCGACGCCGGAGCCAAGGCGGCCATCATCGCCACGCTGGCCTTCGGCGCCCGGGTGGTGGCCGGTGACGTATACCACGAGGGCATCTCAGGGATCACGGTGGACGACATCGAGTTCGCCGCCGATCTGGAGCACTGCATCAAGCTGCTGGCGGTGGCCGAACAGACGGTCGACGAGGACGGTCGGCCCCAAGTCGGAGTGCGGGTACACCCAACGCTGGTCCCGCTGGACCACCCCTTGGCCTCGGTAAACGGCAGCTTCAACGCGGTATTCGTGGAAGGCGGGGCGGCCGGCGACCTCATGCTCTACGGACGGGGCGCCGGTGGACGACCGACCGCTTCGGCCGTGCTAGGCGACCTCATCGACGCCGCGGGGAACCTCCACCGGGGACACGGTGCGGTCATCGGGGACCTGGAGCGGGCCCGGATCGCCCCCATCGACGACGTGACGTCCGCCTTCTACCTCAACCTCGAGGTGGACGACCGCCCGGGGGTCCTGGCCCAGGTGGCCACCGTGTTCGGCGAGCACGGCGTGTCTATCCGCTCCATGGAACAGGAGGGCCTAGGTGGCGAGGCCCGCCTGGTGTTCATCACCCACGGAGCCCGGGAGCGCGACCTGCGTTCCACCCTTCAGGACCTCCGTTCCCTAGACGCCGTGCGGGCCGTCGGCAGCGTGCTGCGGGTCATCGGCGACTGA